In Zygosaccharomyces rouxii strain CBS732 chromosome A complete sequence, the genomic window TTAAATGGTGTTCGAATCTTTTCAGCTGTAATACCAGAACCGCCGGTAATTTATGAATAATGAGACGCTTAATTGCATTTTGAGTGGTATTACAACGGTCACAATGATAGTTAAAATCATGCAATTGTTCCATCTTGTGGAAACTGTCTAAGCATTCGTATAAGTTTGATTTGTCCTTAATGTCTAAGGAAAGATCCATGAATGGATCTTTCGTTGTTTTTGAGTCCATTTTACATTCGGGGCAAACAATAGAACTCTTTAAAGAACCTTGAAATGTCGAATGTGCAATGCAATCACATAATTCTGCAAAATTAGTTTCATCTGGAGATTTGTTGTGACTGACCATATAATCATTATGCAATTGATTTAGGAGAAATTGCCAATATTCATGTGCATCTTGTTGGAAATAACCCGCCAAGTTTTCATTAATCTTCCAAGATGATACGAATAACCCAATAAACCCCGCATATTCATCACTTGTGCGGCTATTGTTACTATCATCCTCGCCATTCTTAATTAATTCTGGATGGCCGTAAAATTCCCAAACCATCCTATCCAACGCACAGGAAATGCAACTCAATGGATCCTGCAAAGGGCATCGTTGACTATGCAATTGATTTATtgaaaattggaagaaataCGGGTTATGGATCAAACATTGAACAATCGAACTCATGAAACATGTCGAACCCATATTTAAAAGGCCTTGAAGGCCGTCTCTGCGTTCTAATTTCGGTATTTGAGTCTTTGTAACAACATCATCCCAATATTTGTTTAACATGGAGGCGGCAATCAGTTCATTACTACCTATGTAATCACCACATTTGAAGCAGAATAACAGCCCATTACTCGAGTTGATTCCAAATACGTGGCCCACTTTTTTACTATGTTGCCCAAAATGATTACCATTCCAGCATCCACAGAATCCACATTGCAAACACATAAAGTTTGAGCCTGCATTTATTTCGTGGCAATCAGAACATTTCATAACATGTGTGTACTTCTCCCTTTTGGTAAAGTGGCTAAGCATAAATCTAGCTGCATTACAGGTTCTAATGACCCCATCTTTAGATTTTTCGTTTTGGAATACCTGATCAATGTGTTGGCAGCCCAGCATACTAGTGGAACCTGATATTTACAAGGATTCCACTTATCCCAAATTAAGATGACAGTTGCAA contains:
- the UBP8 gene encoding ubiquitin-specific protease UBP8 (similar to uniprot|P50102 Saccharomyces cerevisiae YMR223W UBP8 Ubiquitin-specific protease that is a component of the SAGA (Spt-Ada-Gcn5-Acetyltransferase) acetylation complex required for SAGA-mediated deubiquitination of histone H2B); amino-acid sequence: MLGCQHIDQVFQNEKSKDGVIRTCNAARFMLSHFTKREKYTHVMKCSDCHEINAGSNFMCLQCGFCGCWNGNHFGQHSKKVGHVFGINSSNGLLFCFKCGDYIGSNELIAASMLNKYWDDVVTKTQIPKLERRDGLQGLLNMGSTCFMSSIVQCLIHNPYFFQFSINQLHSQRCPLQDPLSCISCALDRMVWEFYGHPELIKNGEDDSNNSRTSDEYAGFIGLFVSSWKINENLAGYFQQDAHEYWQFLLNQLHNDYMVSHNKSPDETNFAELCDCIAHSTFQGSLKSSIVCPECKMDSKTTKDPFMDLSLDIKDKSNLYECLDSFHKMEQLHDFNYHCDRCNTTQNAIKRLIIHKLPAVLVLQLKRFEHHLNGNSAKLNDIVEFPLFLNMRNYCDGDDVPDIIFELIGIIAHRGTVNEGHYIAFTKVTTGHWFKFNDSMVSSITEEELLQEQAYLLFYVVNQVN